A single window of Oncorhynchus keta strain PuntledgeMale-10-30-2019 chromosome 34, Oket_V2, whole genome shotgun sequence DNA harbors:
- the LOC127915277 gene encoding general transcriptional corepressor trfA-like isoform X10, translating to MGSTWRENERERMSNVRRSWGTEDRTEREIKKERMSNVRRSWGTEDRTEREIKKERMSNVRRSWGTEDRTERESKKERMSNVRRSWGTEDRTERESKKERMSNVRRSWGTEDRTEREIKKERMSNVRRSWGTEDRTEREIKKERMSNVRRSWGTEDRTERESKKERMSNVRRSWGTEDRTERESKKERMSNVRRSWGTEDRTEREIKKERMSNVRRSWGTEDRTEREIKKERMSNVRRSWGTEDRTEREIKKERVSNVRRSWGTEDRTERENKKERLSNVRRSWGTEDRTEREIKKERMSNVRRSWGTEDRTEREIKKERMSNVRRSWGTEDRTEREIKKERMSNVRRSWGTEDRTEREIKKERMSNVRRSWGTEDRTEREIKKERMSNVRRSWGTEDRTEREIKKERMSNVRRSWGTEDRTEREIKKERMSNVRRSWGTEDRTERESKKERMSNVRRSWGTEDRTEREIKKERMSNVRRSWGTEDRTEREIKKERMSNVRRSWGTEDRTEREIKKERMSNVRRSWGTEDRTERESKKERMSNVRRSWGTEDRTEREIKKERMSNVRRSWGTEDRTEREIKKERMSNVRRSWGTEDRTEREIKKERMSNVRRSWGTEDRTERESKKERMSNVRRSWGTEDRTERESKKERMSNVRRSWGTEDRTERESKKERMSNVRRSWGTEDRTEREIKKERMSNVRRSWGTEDRTERESKKERMSNVRRSWGTEDRTEREIKKERMSNVRRSWGTEDRTERESKKERMSNVRRSWGTEDRTERESKKERMSNVRRSWGTEDRTERESKKERMSNVRRSWGTEDRTEREIKKERMSNVRRSWGTEDRTERESKKERMSNVRRSWGTEDRTERESKKERMSNVRRSWGTEDRTERESKKERMSNVRRSWGTEDRTERESKKERMSNVRRSWGTEDRTERESKKERMSNVRRSWGTEDRTERESKKERVSNVRRSWGTEDRTERESKKERMSNVRRSWGTEDRTEREIKKERMSNVRRSWGTEDRTERESKKERMSNVRRSWGTEDRTERESKKERMSNVRRSWGTEDRTERESKKERMSNVRRSWGTEDRTERESKKERMSNVRRSWGTEDRTERESKKERMSNVRRSWATEDRTERESKKG from the exons ATGGGAAGCActtggagagagaatgagagggagaggatgagtaacgtgaggaggtcgtggggaacagaagacaggacagaaagagagattaaaaaggagaggatgagtaacgtgaggag GTCGTGGGGAAcagaagacaggacagaaagagagattaaaaaggagaggatgagtaacgtgaggaggtcgtggggaacagaagacaggacagaaagagagagtaaaaaggagaggatgagtaacgtgaggaggtcgtggggaacagaagacaggacagaaagagagagtaaaaaggagaggatgagtaacgtgaggag gtcgtggggaacagaagacaggacagaaagagagattaaaaaggagaggatgagtaacgtgaggaggtcgtggggaacagaagacaggacagaaagagagattaaaaaggagaggatgagtaacgtgaggaggtcgtggggaacagaagacaggacagaaagagagagtaaaaaggagaggatgagtaacgtgaggag gtcgtggggaacagaagacaggacagaaagagagagtaaaaaggagaggatgagtaacgtgaggag gtcgtggggaacagaagacaggacagaaagagagattaaaaaggagaggatgagtaacgtgaggag GTCGTGGGGAAcagaagacaggacagaaagagagattaaaaaggagaggatgagtaacgtgaggaggtcgtggggaacagaagacaggacagaaagagagattaaaAAGGAGAGGGTGAGTAACGTGAGGAGGTCGTGGGGAAcagaagacaggacagaaagagagaataaaAAGGAGAGGTTGAGTAACGTGAGGAGGTCGTGGGGGAcagaagacaggacagaaagagagattaaaaaggagaggatgagtaacgtgaggaggtcgtggggaacagaagacaggacagaaagagagattaaaaaggagaggatgagtaacgtgaggaggtcgtggggaacagaagacaggacagaaagagagattaaaaaggagaggatgagtaacgtgaggaggtcgtggggaacagaagacaggacagaaagagagattaaaaaggagaggatgagtaacgtgaggaggtcgtggggaacagaagacaggacagaaagagagattaaaaaggagaggatgagtaacgtgaggaggtcgtggggaacagaagacaggacagaaagagagattaaaaaggagaggatgagtaacgtgaggag gtcgtggggaacagaagacaggacagaaagagagattaaaaaggagaggatgagtaacgtgaggaggtcgtggggaacagaagacaggacagaaagagagagtaaaaaggagaggatgagtaacgtgaggaggtcgtggggaacagaagacaggacagaaagagagattaaaaaggagaggatgagtaacgtgaggaggtcgtggggaacagaagacaggacagaaagagagattaaaaaggagaggatgagtaacgtgaggaggtcgtggggaacagaagacaggacagaaagagagattaaaaaggagaggatgagtaacgtgaggaggtcgtggggaacagaagacaggacagaaagagagagtaaaaaggagaggatgagtaacgtgaggaggtcgtggggaacagaagacaggacagaaagagagattaaaaaggagaggatgagtaacgtgaggaggtcgtggggaacagaagacaggacagaaagagagattaaaaaggagaggatgagtaacgtgaggaggtcgtggggaacagaagacaggacagaaagagagattaaaaaggagaggatgagtaacgtgaggaggtcgtggggaacagaagacaggacagaaagagagagtaaaaaggagaggatgagtaacgtgaggaggtcgtggggaacagaagacaggacagaaagagagagtaaaaaggagaggatgagtaacgtgaggaggtcgtgggggacagaagacaggacagaaagagagagtaaaaaggagaggatgagtaacgtgaggaggtcgtggggaacagaagacaggacagaaagagagattaaaaaggagaggatgagtaacgtgaggaggtcgtggggaacagaagacaggacagaaagagagagtaaaaaggagaggatgagtaacgtgaggaggtcgtggggaacagaagacaggacagaaagagagattaaaaaggagaggatgagtaacgtgaggag GTCGTGGGGAAcagaagacaggacagaaagagagagtaaaaaggagaggatgagtaacgtgaggaggtcgtggggaacagaagacaggacagaaagagagagtaaaaaggagaggatgagtaacgtgaggaggtcgtgggggacagaagacaggacagaaagagagagtaaaaaggagaggatgagtaacgtgaggaggtcgtggggaacagaagacaggacagaaagagagattaaaaaggagaggatgagtaacgtgaggaggtcgtggggaacagaagacaggacagaaagagagagtaaaaaggagaggatgagtaacgtgaggaggtcgtggggaacagaagacaggacagaaagagagagtaaaaaggagaggatgagtaacgtgaggag gtcgtggggaacagaagacaggacagaaagagagagtaaaaaggagaggatgagtaacgtgaggaggtcgtgggggacagaagacaggacagaaagagagagtaaaaaggagaggatgagtaacgtgaggag gtcgtggggaacagaagacaggacagaaagagagagtaaaaaggagaggatgagtaacgtgaggaggtcgtggggaacagaagacaggacagaaagagagagtaaaaagGAGAGGGTGAGTAACGTGAGGAGGTCGTGGGGAAcagaagacaggacagaaagagagagtaaaaaggagaggatgagtaacgtgaggaggtcgtggggaacagaagacaggacagaaagagagattaaaaaggagaggatgagtaacgtgaggaggtcgtggggaacagaagacaggacagaaagagagagtaaaaaggagaggatgagtaacgtgaggaggtcgtggggaacagaagacaggacagaaagagagagtaaaaaggagaggatgagtaacgtgaggaggtcgtggggaacagaagacaggacagaaagagagagtaaaaaggagaggatgagtaacgtgaggaggtcgtggggaacagaagacaggacagaaagagagagtaaaaaggagaggatgagtaacgtgaggaggtcgtggggaacagaagacaggacagaaagagagagtaaaaaggagaggatgagtaacgtgaggaggtcgtgggcaacagaagacaggacagaaagagagagtaaaaagGGATAG
- the LOC127915277 gene encoding general transcriptional corepressor trfA-like isoform X11: MGSTWRENERERMSNVRRSWGTEDRTEREIKKERMSNVRRSWGTEDRTEREIKKERMSNVRRSWGTEDRTERESKKERMSNVRRSWGTEDRTERESKKERMSNVRRSWGTEDRTEREIKKERMSNVRRSWGTEDRTEREIKKERMSNVRRSWGTEDRTERESKKERMSNVRRSWGTEDRTERESKKERMSNVRRSWGTEDRTEREIKKERMSNVRRSWGTEDRTEREIKKERMSNVRRSWGTEDRTEREIKKERVSNVRRSWGTEDRTERENKKERLSNVRRSWGTEDRTEREIKKERMSNVRRSWGTEDRTEREIKKERMSNVRRSWGTEDRTEREIKKERMSNVRRSWGTEDRTEREIKKERMSNVRRSWGTEDRTEREIKKERMSNVRRSWGTEDRTEREIKKERMSNVRRSWGTEDRTEREIKKERMSNVRRSWGTEDRTERESKKERMSNVRRSWGTEDRTEREIKKERMSNVRRSWGTEDRTEREIKKERMSNVRRSWGTEDRTEREIKKERMSNVRRSWGTEDRTERESKKERMSNVRRSWGTEDRTEREIKKERMSNVRRSWGTEDRTEREIKKERMSNVRRSWGTEDRTEREIKKERMSNVRRSWGTEDRTERESKKERMSNVRRSWGTEDRTERESKKERMSNVRRSWGTEDRTERESKKERMSNVRRSWGTEDRTEREIKKERMSNVRRSWGTEDRTEREIKKERMSNVRRSWGTEDRTESEIKKERMSNVRRSWGTEDRTERESKKERMSNVRRSWGTEDRTERESKKERMSNVRRSWGTEDRTERESKKERMSNVRRSWGTEDRTEREIKKERMSNVRRSWGTEDRTERESKKERMSNVRRSWGTEDRTERESKKERMSNVRRSWGTEDRTERESKKERMSNVRRSWGTEDRTERESKKERMSNVRRSWGTEDRTERESKKERMSNVRRSWGTEDRTERESKKERVSNVRRSWGTEDRTERESKKERMSNVRRSWGTEDRTEREIKKERMSNVRRSWGTEDRTERESKKERMSNVRRSWGTEDRTERESKKERMSNVRRSWGTEDRTERESKKERMSNVRRSWGTEDRTERESKKERMSNVRRSWGTEDRTERESKKERMSNVRRSWATEDRTERESKKG, translated from the exons ATGGGAAGCActtggagagagaatgagagggagaggatgagtaacgtgaggaggtcgtggggaacagaagacaggacagaaagagagattaaaaaggagaggatgagtaacgtgaggag GTCGTGGGGAAcagaagacaggacagaaagagagattaaaaaggagaggatgagtaacgtgaggaggtcgtggggaacagaagacaggacagaaagagagagtaaaaaggagaggatgagtaacgtgaggaggtcgtggggaacagaagacaggacagaaagagagagtaaaaaggagaggatgagtaacgtgaggag gtcgtggggaacagaagacaggacagaaagagagattaaaaaggagaggatgagtaacgtgaggaggtcgtggggaacagaagacaggacagaaagagagattaaaaaggagaggatgagtaacgtgaggaggtcgtggggaacagaagacaggacagaaagagagagtaaaaaggagaggatgagtaacgtgaggag gtcgtggggaacagaagacaggacagaaagagagagtaaaaaggagaggatgagtaacgtgaggag gtcgtggggaacagaagacaggacagaaagagagattaaaaaggagaggatgagtaacgtgaggag GTCGTGGGGAAcagaagacaggacagaaagagagattaaaaaggagaggatgagtaacgtgaggaggtcgtggggaacagaagacaggacagaaagagagattaaaAAGGAGAGGGTGAGTAACGTGAGGAGGTCGTGGGGAAcagaagacaggacagaaagagagaataaaAAGGAGAGGTTGAGTAACGTGAGGAGGTCGTGGGGGAcagaagacaggacagaaagagagattaaaaaggagaggatgagtaacgtgaggaggtcgtggggaacagaagacaggacagaaagagagattaaaaaggagaggatgagtaacgtgaggaggtcgtggggaacagaagacaggacagaaagagagattaaaaaggagaggatgagtaacgtgaggaggtcgtggggaacagaagacaggacagaaagagagattaaaaaggagaggatgagtaacgtgaggaggtcgtggggaacagaagacaggacagaaagagagattaaaaaggagaggatgagtaacgtgaggaggtcgtggggaacagaagacaggacagaaagagagattaaaaaggagaggatgagtaacgtgaggag gtcgtggggaacagaagacaggacagaaagagagattaaaaaggagaggatgagtaacgtgaggaggtcgtggggaacagaagacaggacagaaagagagagtaaaaaggagaggatgagtaacgtgaggaggtcgtggggaacagaagacaggacagaaagagagattaaaaaggagaggatgagtaacgtgaggaggtcgtggggaacagaagacaggacagaaagagagattaaaaaggagaggatgagtaacgtgaggaggtcgtggggaacagaagacaggacagaaagagagattaaaaaggagaggatgagtaacgtgaggaggtcgtggggaacagaagacaggacagaaagagagagtaaaaaggagaggatgagtaacgtgaggaggtcgtggggaacagaagacaggacagaaagagagattaaaaaggagaggatgagtaacgtgaggaggtcgtggggaacagaagacaggacagaaagagagattaaaaaggagaggatgagtaacgtgaggaggtcgtggggaacagaagacaggacagaaagagagattaaaaaggagaggatgagtaacgtgaggaggtcgtggggaacagaagacaggacagaaagagagagtaaaaaggagaggatgagtaacgtgaggaggtcgtggggaacagaagacaggacagaaagagagagtaaaaaggagaggatgagtaacgtgaggag gtcgtggggaacagaagacaggacagaaagagagagtaaaaaggagaggatgagtaacgtgaggaggtcgtggggaacagaagacaggacagaaagagagattaaaaaggagaggatgagtaacgtgaggaggtcgtggggaacagaagacaggacagaaagagagattaaaaaggagaggatgagtaacgtgaggaggtcgtggggaacagaagacaggacagaaagcGAGATTAAAAAGGAGAGGATGAGTAACGTGAGGAGGTCGTGGGGAAcagaagacaggacagaaagagagagtaaaaaggagaggatgagtaacgtgaggaggtcgtggggaacagaagacaggacagaaagagagagtaaaaaggagaggatgagtaacgtgaggaggtcgtgggggacagaagacaggacagaaagagagagtaaaaaggagaggatgagtaacgtgaggaggtcgtggggaacagaagacaggacagaaagagagattaaaaaggagaggatgagtaacgtgaggaggtcgtggggaacagaagacaggacagaaagagagagtaaaaaggagaggatgagtaacgtgaggaggtcgtggggaacagaagacaggacagaaagagagagtaaaaaggagaggatgagtaacgtgaggag gtcgtggggaacagaagacaggacagaaagagagagtaaaaaggagaggatgagtaacgtgaggaggtcgtgggggacagaagacaggacagaaagagagagtaaaaaggagaggatgagtaacgtgaggag gtcgtggggaacagaagacaggacagaaagagagagtaaaaaggagaggatgagtaacgtgaggaggtcgtggggaacagaagacaggacagaaagagagagtaaaaagGAGAGGGTGAGTAACGTGAGGAGGTCGTGGGGAAcagaagacaggacagaaagagagagtaaaaaggagaggatgagtaacgtgaggaggtcgtggggaacagaagacaggacagaaagagagattaaaaaggagaggatgagtaacgtgaggaggtcgtggggaacagaagacaggacagaaagagagagtaaaaaggagaggatgagtaacgtgaggaggtcgtggggaacagaagacaggacagaaagagagagtaaaaaggagaggatgagtaacgtgaggaggtcgtggggaacagaagacaggacagaaagagagagtaaaaaggagaggatgagtaacgtgaggaggtcgtggggaacagaagacaggacagaaagagagagtaaaaaggagaggatgagtaacgtgaggaggtcgtggggaacagaagacaggacagaaagagagagtaaaaaggagaggatgagtaacgtgaggaggtcgtgggcaacagaagacaggacagaaagagagagtaaaaagGGATAG
- the LOC127915277 gene encoding general transcriptional corepressor trfA-like isoform X13 — protein sequence MGSTWRENERERMSNVRRSWGTEDRTEREIKKERMSNVRRSWGTEDRTEREIKKERMSNVRRSWGTEDRTERESKKERMSNVRRSWGTEDRTERESKKERMSNVRRSWGTEDRTEREIKKERMSNVRRSWGTEDRTEREIKKERMSNVRRSWGTEDRTERESKKERMSNVRRSWGTEDRTERESKKERMSNVRRSWGTEDRTEREIKKERMSNVRRSWGTEDRTEREIKKERMSNVRRSWGTEDRTEREIKKERVSNVRRSWGTEDRTERENKKERLSNVRRSWGTEDRTEREIKKERMSNVRRSWGTEDRTEREIKKERMSNVRRSWGTEDRTEREIKKERMSNVRRSWGTEDRTEREIKKERMSNVRRSWGTEDRTEREIKKERMSNVRRSWGTEDRTEREIKKERMSNVRRSWGTEDRTEREIKKERMSNVRRSWGTEDRTERESKKERMSNVRRSWGTEDRTEREIKKERMSNVRRSWGTEDRTEREIKKERMSNVRRSWGTEDRTEREIKKERMSNVRRSWGTEDRTERESKKERMSNVRRSWGTEDRTEREIKKERMSNVRRSWGTEDRTEREIKKERMSNVRRSWGTEDRTEREIKKERMSNVRRSWGTEDRTERESKKERMSNVRRSWGTEDRTERESKKERMSNVRRSWGTEDRTERESKKERMSNVRRSWGTEDRTEREIKKERMSNVRRSWGTEDRTERESKKERMSNVRRSWGTEDRTEREIKKERMSNVRRSWGTEDRTEREIKKERMSNVRRSWGTEDRTESEIKKERMSNVRRSWGTEDRTERESKKERMSNVRRSWGTEDRTEREIKKERMSNVRRSWGTEDRTERESKKERMSNVRRSWGTEDRTERESKKERMSNVRRSWGTEDRTERESKKERMSNVRRSWGTEDRTERESKKERMSNVRRSWGTEDRTERESKKERMSNVRRSWGTEDRTERESKKERVSNVRRSWGTEDRTERESKKERMSNVRRSWGTEDRTEREIKKERMSNVRRSWGTEDRTERESKKERMSNVRRSWGTEDRTERESKKERMSNVRRSWGTEDRTERESKKERMSNVRRSWGTEDRTERESKKERMSNVRRSWGTEDRTERESKKERMSNVRRSWATEDRTERESKKG from the exons ATGGGAAGCActtggagagagaatgagagggagaggatgagtaacgtgaggaggtcgtggggaacagaagacaggacagaaagagagattaaaaaggagaggatgagtaacgtgaggag GTCGTGGGGAAcagaagacaggacagaaagagagattaaaaaggagaggatgagtaacgtgaggaggtcgtggggaacagaagacaggacagaaagagagagtaaaaaggagaggatgagtaacgtgaggaggtcgtggggaacagaagacaggacagaaagagagagtaaaaaggagaggatgagtaacgtgaggag gtcgtggggaacagaagacaggacagaaagagagattaaaaaggagaggatgagtaacgtgaggaggtcgtggggaacagaagacaggacagaaagagagattaaaaaggagaggatgagtaacgtgaggaggtcgtggggaacagaagacaggacagaaagagagagtaaaaaggagaggatgagtaacgtgaggag gtcgtggggaacagaagacaggacagaaagagagagtaaaaaggagaggatgagtaacgtgaggag gtcgtggggaacagaagacaggacagaaagagagattaaaaaggagaggatgagtaacgtgaggag GTCGTGGGGAAcagaagacaggacagaaagagagattaaaaaggagaggatgagtaacgtgaggaggtcgtggggaacagaagacaggacagaaagagagattaaaAAGGAGAGGGTGAGTAACGTGAGGAGGTCGTGGGGAAcagaagacaggacagaaagagagaataaaAAGGAGAGGTTGAGTAACGTGAGGAGGTCGTGGGGGAcagaagacaggacagaaagagagattaaaaaggagaggatgagtaacgtgaggaggtcgtggggaacagaagacaggacagaaagagagattaaaaaggagaggatgagtaacgtgaggaggtcgtggggaacagaagacaggacagaaagagagattaaaaaggagaggatgagtaacgtgaggaggtcgtggggaacagaagacaggacagaaagagagattaaaaaggagaggatgagtaacgtgaggaggtcgtggggaacagaagacaggacagaaagagagattaaaaaggagaggatgagtaacgtgaggaggtcgtggggaacagaagacaggacagaaagagagattaaaaaggagaggatgagtaacgtgaggag gtcgtggggaacagaagacaggacagaaagagagattaaaaaggagaggatgagtaacgtgaggaggtcgtggggaacagaagacaggacagaaagagagagtaaaaaggagaggatgagtaacgtgaggaggtcgtggggaacagaagacaggacagaaagagagattaaaaaggagaggatgagtaacgtgaggaggtcgtggggaacagaagacaggacagaaagagagattaaaaaggagaggatgagtaacgtgaggaggtcgtggggaacagaagacaggacagaaagagagattaaaaaggagaggatgagtaacgtgaggaggtcgtggggaacagaagacaggacagaaagagagagtaaaaaggagaggatgagtaacgtgaggaggtcgtggggaacagaagacaggacagaaagagagattaaaaaggagaggatgagtaacgtgaggaggtcgtggggaacagaagacaggacagaaagagagattaaaaaggagaggatgagtaacgtgaggaggtcgtggggaacagaagacaggacagaaagagagattaaaaaggagaggatgagtaacgtgaggaggtcgtggggaacagaagacaggacagaaagagagagtaaaaaggagaggatgagtaacgtgaggaggtcgtggggaacagaagacaggacagaaagagagagtaaaaaggagaggatgagtaacgtgaggaggtcgtgggggacagaagacaggacagaaagagagagtaaaaaggagaggatgagtaacgtgaggaggtcgtggggaacagaagacaggacagaaagagagattaaaaaggagaggatgagtaacgtgaggaggtcgtggggaacagaagacaggacagaaagagagagtaaaaaggagaggatgagtaacgtgaggaggtcgtggggaacagaagacaggacagaaagagagattaaaaaggagaggatgagtaacgtgaggaggtcgtggggaacagaagacaggacagaaagagagattaaaaaggagaggatgagtaacgtgaggaggtcgtggggaacagaagacaggacagaaagcGAGATTAAAAAGGAGAGGATGAGTAACGTGAGGAGGTCGTGGGGAAcagaagacaggacagaaagagagagtaaaaaggagaggatgagtaacgtgaggag gtcgtggggaacagaagacaggacagaaagagagattaaaaaggagaggatgagtaacgtgaggaggtcgtggggaacagaagacaggacagaaagagagagtaaaaaggagaggatgagtaacgtgaggaggtcgtggggaacagaagacaggacagaaagagagagtaaaaaggagaggatgagtaacgtgaggag gtcgtggggaacagaagacaggacagaaagagagagtaaaaaggagaggatgagtaacgtgaggaggtcgtgggggacagaagacaggacagaaagagagagtaaaaaggagaggatgagtaacgtgaggag gtcgtggggaacagaagacaggacagaaagagagagtaaaaaggagaggatgagtaacgtgaggaggtcgtggggaacagaagacaggacagaaagagagagtaaaaagGAGAGGGTGAGTAACGTGAGGAGGTCGTGGGGAAcagaagacaggacagaaagagagagtaaaaaggagaggatgagtaacgtgaggaggtcgtggggaacagaagacaggacagaaagagagattaaaaaggagaggatgagtaacgtgaggaggtcgtggggaacagaagacaggacagaaagagagagtaaaaaggagaggatgagtaacgtgaggaggtcgtggggaacagaagacaggacagaaagagagagtaaaaaggagaggatgagtaacgtgaggaggtcgtggggaacagaagacaggacagaaagagagagtaaaaaggagaggatgagtaacgtgaggaggtcgtggggaacagaagacaggacagaaagagagagtaaaaaggagaggatgagtaacgtgaggaggtcgtggggaacagaagacaggacagaaagagagagtaaaaaggagaggatgagtaacgtgaggaggtcgtgggcaacagaagacaggacagaaagagagagtaaaaagGGATAG